The genome window CAAGCTAAGCAACAAGGCACTATTGCAAGCCATGTAAATACAAAATTGATGAGTGAGTACTTTTGGATTGGCTGGGAAGGTGCTGTTATGCGCGCAAAGCTTACAAAATCCAATACCCCACTTACTTTGTATACAGAAATGTTTTTACGCGCATTACTAACCTAATGCGTTTTTATTTACCAATTAAAAGACGATCGGTCTAAAAGGATATCCTATGAGTAACCCAATTAAAGCCATTGTTATTAATAAAGAAGATAATAACTACAGCGCCTCATTATCGACTATCGAAAATAGTGATTTACCAAACGAAAACGTGTCTATCGACGTGCTATACAGCACACTTAACTATAAAGATGGTTTAGCAATTACTGGTAAAGGCCCCGTTGTACGCAGTTTTCCTATGGTGCCAGGTATCGATTTAGTGGGTACGGTTACAAATTCCACCAGCGATGAATTTAAAAATGGCGATAACGTAATATTAAATGGCTTTGGTGTAGGCGAAAAACATTGGGGCGGGCTTGCTCAAAAAGCGGCACTTAATAGCGATTGGTTAATCCCCTTGCCTGCAGGTATTTCACCAAAACAAGCAATGCAAATAGGCACTGCGGGTTATACCGCTATGCTAAGTGTTATAGCACTTCAAAAACAAGGTATTACGCCTGAATCTGGCGAAGTACTGGTAACAGGTGCCAATGGTGGCGTAGGCAGCTTTGCTATTTATTTATTAAACCAGCTTGGGTTTAACGTAACAGCGGCAACGGGTCGATTAGATCAAAGTGAGTATTTAAAAGAGTTAGGCGCTTCACAAATAATTGACCGAAATGAGCTTTCAAACCCGGGTAAGCCTTTGCAAAAAGAGCGATTTGCAGCGGCAATAGATTCAGTAGGTAGCCATACACTTGCCAATATTTGTGCATCATTAAAATATGGTGGCGTAGTAACCGCCTGCGGACTTGCACAAGGTATGGATTTACCAGCATCGGTGGCACCCTTTATATTACGTGGTGTATCTCTTATAGGAATTGATAGCGTAATGCGCCCTAAAGCCGACAGAATTGAAGCATGGGATCGTTTAGCTAAATTAGTAAGCGCTGATTATTTAGATAAAATTTCGACAGAAATATCACTCGAACACGTAATCGATAACGCAGAGCAACTTATGGAAGGTAAAATTCGTGGTCGTGTTGTAGTTAATTGCCAAAGTTAAGCTATTTACTCTGTTAAAGCCTCGTTATTAAATTTATAATGCAATTTGTATTTTAATAACGAGGCAACACCTATGAGCAACCAAGAACTTTTCAGTAATAACCCACTGCAAGGCGTTAAATTAGAACAAGTGGTTGAAGAGCTGGTTGAACAATACGGGTGGGAGCTCCTACACGCTTATTTACAACTTAACTGCTTTAAAAACAATCCTGATATAAAGTCAGCTGTTAAATTTTTACGTAAAACACAATGGGCACAAGAAAAAGTAGATAACTTTTACCTTTATCGTCTTAAAAACTTACCTAAGCCTGATGATGTTCAATACGAATTACCGCCACGAGATCGTGTGATCCCAGCTGATCATAAACCCGGGGAGCCGTGTGAGCTTAGTTTTGTTGATGCTAAGCGTATTGTAGAGAAAAAAGAATCTAAGCAACGTGCTCGCGATCGTAAGCAGCGTTCTAATTCTAGTAACCCTTGGGGTAACTAAAAACTTACTAATTTAAGGTCGAAGAGCTATTTATAAATAGCTCTTCGACTATTTTCTCATTAACTTCAATTATATCCGCGTTACATAGCCAATAAATAACAATTAATATCCTCGATTTTTCCAAAAGTCTGTTTCAGTGCGCTGCGCCTCTAATGCCACATTAAAAGTTTTATCAGCAATGATTTTTCCATTTAGTTCAATCGTCATTCGCCAATCACCCAATTTATTTTCTATTGGCAGCCAAAGTGTATCGCCTAAATAAAAGTTCCAATCACTGTTTTTAACGTATACATCGCCTTCAAAAGGGTCCATCACATCACCGTTACTACCTGGAATATCAGGATGGTAAATACAATAATGAAGCTTTTCGCCTTTACCTTTTTTGATATTTACGATTAAGCCAAACTCAACATCTACCTCAGCTATTACATTTGTTGTAAATTGCTCTATTTGTGGCAACGCTTTACTTTCACTATCCCACTTAGAGTAAATACCGTGACTTTGTAACGTCACTACAGGTTTTGTTTTAGCCATTAAGGTAGCCTTTTATGTTAGCTATTTTGGCATTAGTTTAACTTTTTGAAATTTTAAAATAAAACACAATCTCATAAAGTTAAATCTCAACTTAGCTTAAATACTCCGCCTATTTACATAATTGCTAATTTGTCATCATTGTTTACACACTATTTGCACAATTGCTGATTATTGTTTGAGTAACTTAATTGATCAGGTAGGCAGCAATGAAACAATACGCACTTAATAATAAAAATCGAAATAGGATAAATGCTTTAAAGCTCACTTCTCTTGCTTTAATTGTTTCATCGTTAGTTGCATGTGGAGGTGGAGAAGGCATAGCTGATAGCTCAGAAACTACAGAAAGCTCATCACAAACCACCACAGATAATGGCACAGGTACCAGCAGTTCAACCCAAAGTGTACTTTGTGAATATAGCTACAGTGAATATAACGAGTCAGAGTCAGTACAAGCCACCAGCGCTGCAGATTGGTCATGCACAGGAACTACACGCGACTTAGTAGCTAATGGCATACCCGATCACGAAGTAGGTACATTCCCTAATGCTGATAACCCAAATACTATTTCTGAACAATCAGTAAATGAAAGCTACACACTTGAGCCTATAGAAACAACACAAGCAACTATGCTTGGTGGTCCTCGTGGAATGATAGGCGTTGTACTTAATGGCATTAAAATAGACGCAGGCACAGGCGGAAGTTGTGATGATTCTGGCACCGATTGCGATTTAGGCGACAACAGCGGCAACTGGAATATAGAAGCCCTAAGCCAAGACACATTTAGTTTTGGAACAGACGACAACAATGCACATGTACAACCCGATGGCACATATCACTATCATGGTATGCCAGAAGGCTTTGTAGCAATGCGAGGTGGCAATAGCACCACTATGACTCTAATAGGCTGGGCAGCAGATGGCTTTCCTATATATGCACGTTACGGCTATTCAGACTCAAGTGATGCAACTTCAGCCCTAACCACAATGACCGGTAGCTATCAACACGTAACAACCGTAAGTGCAAACCGCCCTTCTACCGATATATACCCGTTAGGTACATTTGCACAAGATTGGGAATACGTAGCAGGCTCTGGTGATTTAGATGAATGTAATGGCCGCGTTGGTGTAACACCTGAGTTTCCTCAAGAGATATACCACTACTACGCAACAGACACTTACCCGTTTTTTCAACGCTGCGTTAAAGGCGAAGTTTAATTAGGAGTAAGTTATGCCTTATAAGAAAAATTATCTGTTAAGTGTGACCACCTTGTGCTTACTGAGCACACCAACCTTAGCAAACGCGCATTTAATGGTTGCAGAGCACGGAACGTTAAACTTTGTTGATAATAACGTGTTTATTGTGCTTTCAATCCCTATGTCGGCTTTTAAAGGGGTTGATGAAGATAAGGATGGCAAAGTATCAATAGTTGAGTTTAATGCTCATAAAAAACAAATAAGTAAGCGAGTTAAAAAGAACGTTTATTTAGCAGATCATCAGTATAAATTTATTATTGACGGACTTTTGCTAAACCCAGAAGCGTCGCATACACATAAAAGCGACAATATAGACCAAGTAACCATTACTGGGCGCTACTCTTTGCCCAGTAAATTAACCAAAGTTAACTTTAACGTTAAGCTATTTAGTAACAATGAGCACAAGCAGCATTATCAAATAACAGCGACTAATAAAACGCAAAAGCTTACTCATCAATTTGAGCTAACACCAACGTCGCCCTTTAGTAAGGTGTTTTAATAATTAGTAATACTTACCTAATAATTAAGTGACAAAGAGTACAAGTTAAACAAACTTATGCTCTTTTTTTATCTTTGTCTTTTCATTCAGCACTCTTAATTTAAGTACTTTCTATAAAGATACAAGCTTAGGATTTTTAGGAAAGTAATGCTCTTCTTGCTGCTCACATAAACTAAACTCACGGGTGTTTTTATATGGAAGTTTCATAAAGCCCGCAACACCAACGTCCGTAATATTTACCGCGTATTGCATTAGTTTATTAAGAAGGCGTTTAAACTCAACCTCTTTACTCGAATCGAGTAAGCGGTAGTAATGGTGAATTTTCATTCTGTCAGGCAGTGCTTCAAAAATAATACACCCCGTATGATGAATTTGGTTAAGCTCAAATACGCACTTAATAACTTTTTTAGGTAGCTGTAGTTGCTCATCAGGGTCTTTACCGTCTTCAAAGTATGAATGTGGGCGGGTTATATCGTTTGCCTTCATGCTTACAACTTCGTATTCAAGCTCTGGTAGGCTATCAAACTTAAATGCACCCGTGCCATCTCGCTCTAATTGAATGGTTTTACGGGCATCAAACAAACAACACTTAAATAACCCTTTTTGATTAATCGCTTGCGCAAGCATCACCGTGTTATTAATCGCATCACTAAAGGCATCACCCAATGATTCGTCATGCATAATTAAAGACGATTCAACAAACATCGACTCATCCTTCCAATGAAAACTAAGCCCACCAACAACAGGGTACTTAGCTAATCGGCTTATTGATGCTAAAAATGCTTTTTCGGTATCGCCGGTATCAAACAAAAACTCTTTATAATAACGGTCAAGTTGAGCATCGTTTATATCAAGTAATTGCTGATTATGATCGGCCTGGCGTAAAAACTGTTTTCGTGAACTATATACCACCGTGTCGGGTTGCTCGGCCTTGCCATACCAAAAAGGAATATCTGCTTTTTTTTGTTTTTTATCAAGCTCAGGTAAATACGCTTTAGCCATAGTTGTAATATTACGCATAAAGTAATCACCGGCACCATCACGTTGTGCCTTACTTTTAGAAAGCATGCCATCAATCACTTTAGCCAGCTCTTTTGGGAGCCCTAAGCTGCTTGCAGGGATGGCTTGTGCACCAAAGCGACACGATTGCGCCGACGCTAGCGCATACAACGTAGCGGCTACACCTTGTTCGTCAAATCGTGGGGATGATTGCTCCCCCGACATTTGCGCTTCACCAATAAAGTACACATCGCCCATACGCGCATTAGTTGTACTTAAATCGCCCGACATTAAATCCATAAAGTTACTCGCAACAGGGTTACCATCGCTATCGAGCTGTGCATACACAGAGCTTCCCCAATCCACTAACGACAGCGCGTCAGTGTTTGCATCCCAAACAAGGTTTGAAGGCTTTATATCGCCATGCACTATAGGTTGTGGGCTACTGCCGTTTTTGTGGCTGCGTAAATCAATTAATACATTACGTAACCTAACAGCTAGCGCCATTATTTGCGCGGCACTAAAGCGCCCTGTTTTAAGCGATACTTTTTCAAGGTCCTCTCCAATGGCGCGCGCCATCATTAAAATCCCTTGTTTTTTAATTCGCTCAAAAGCATAAAAGGTAGGCACTAAGGGGTTATTAATTTGCGAAAGCATATACGCTTCGTCTTCTAAGCGGTCGCGTACACTTTGGGCAAGCGTAATACGCGAAAACTTAAATACCCAAGGTAAGCCGTTATCGTCATCACCTGCAAACACAAAACCAAAAGCACCTGAACCAATCATTTCAACGTTTTTGTAGCCCAGCAGTGTTAACTGCTTAATACAAATATTAAGCCACTGGCGGTGTTTTTTAGCATCGCGGTGCGAAAGCAAATAAACAGATTGCTCTTCGTTGATATAAAAGTTGCGGATTTCTTTGGCTTTCAATACGGGTACTCAAATTTATAAAACTAACTAATTATTAGTTTTATATAATGAGATTACAATAGGTTAAATAGGAGTTTTGAAATCGTTGAATAAAACAGCGCTAAAATAGTGCCAGAACAGTAAATTTAAGTGTAAACGTTAAAGCTCAAAGCAAGCTTTTTACAATGCACTGTATATAAATACAGTGCATTGCTTTTTACTAACTTTCAATAACACGAAGCTGCTTAATTGATGACACAGCTATGTGCGTTTGATAATAATATTTATTAGTGACTCTACCACGGCTCATAAAATCGATAGTTACTCGTTTAGCTTCGCCTGTTACTTCTATTGTTTTATCAATAAAAAAGGTGTCTGCTGGTTGTCCGTATTTACTTTGAAGCTCTGCTACCACATTAGGCTGTATTGATACCGTAATTGAACGCCTGTCGCGATAATCAGTTTCTGTATTTAAATACAACCAACTCCCCTGAGCTCCCGCCGCTTTAATATGAAACTGGTAAGTGCCAGCAACACCCTTTGGTGCACTTTGCTCAGTTAAAGCGATAAGGTTCATATTTGCAGCCGTACTTTGGCTCATTTCAATTTTATGGGGAACAGAACTACATGCACTAAGCGTTAGCACACTTAGTAAGGCTAGATATTTCAAGACACAATTTCCTTGTTTCTTACACCAATTCGCATAATTCAGTGATCTATTTTGAGACAAGAAAATCGTGTCGATAACAAAGTAAAAATTTCGTTATTGAGTTGTTCTATATCAAAAATTTTTAATGCAGTTAGCGATTTAATCTCTTAAATTGATTAACTATTATTGCGGATTGGTATTATGCATTATTAAAAATATGTAGCGTTAATGATACCACTATATGCAGCCATGTTTCTATAATCAATCCAAACAATTAGTTAGCGGGTATTAAGGCGCATTGCGCTGAGAAGGATCTGTTTTAAAGCTTTTTAGCAAACTTTGTGGGTCAACCACCTCGGTATGCTCTTTAGCAGCCTGCGCCCACCATATTAGTTGGCCAAACGTGCGTGAGAAATAATTAAACCACGATGATTGACTCTCTCCTGCAACAGGTTTGCCATCCTCACTAAACACATCTTGCGCTTTTGGCACGTGGATCATCGCCGATACCGGCAAACAGCCAAGTTCAGATAAAAAAGTACGCATGCTAATGGCCGCTCTTACGCCACCCCACTGTCCTGCTGAGTAAGTTACTATTGCACTTGGTTTATACGAAAATAGTGAGCTACCAAAATGATTAAGTAAGTCAGCGAGGGCTGGACTCATGCTGTAATTGTACTCAGGACTAATCATTATATAACCATCTGCGGCTTTAATTTTATCAGCTAAAAGAGTGAGCTCTGTAGGTGCATTACTTTTAGCGTATGCAAAATGTGGTTTAAATACGTTTTCGCTAGGAAAATCCAACGCATCAATTAGCTCAAACTCATGATCGCCAAAATGCTCTGTTAAGCATTCTATACAAGCCCTAGAAACCCTTAAGCCTAAGCGAGCTGGTTTTGGTGGAGTGCTATCGCGTACTGTGCCTAAAAATACTAAAAACTTCATATGTAATTCTCAACTGTGTTTAAACGATAGCTAAACACTAACATTTTTTAGTTATTGTGTATTACACATACGCATTGTTTATTGATTCAAAACATACGAATAATTTAAAAGCTGTAAACTCACCCTCGAAAAGCAAACACTCCCTAGTATTGATAACTTAGCCCTACACCACCCCAAAATATATTTCGAAGTGTCTCGTCACCTGCAAAGCGTTTTTCATCTTTATTAACGGCAATGCTATAGCTTGTATATGTGTATAAGGCTAACTGATTAAAAAGCTGATACGACAAGTTTGCAGTAAACTTTACGTTGTTAATTCCGTTGTGCCCATCACTAACATACCCCGCGTTAAACCCCACGCCTGATTGAATATCTACTGATAGTAAATCGTTAATATAAAAATCTTTTTTTACTGCCAACTCCAAAAATGTACCGCTGGCATCAAATGAATGATAAACACTACTTAATAACTGAATATCGTCTGCATAGAGATAAGCAAAGTCGAGGCTTAGCTCATTATCGTGAACATCAATGCCTTCTTCACGAGCTTTAATATAGTTATAACCTACATACATCTCTATCCGCTCAGATAAGTGAGCGGTATAAATAGCATTTAAATTAAGCTCTGAATAATCACTACTAATACCTTTTGCCGCCCAAGGGATCACCGCAAAGTTTTTATAATTAAACTCAGTAGCAATTGATGCAATACCATTACCGGCAAGGTTATCTCGACCTTCGGTTACATATCGGCTTTCCCATAATGGATGAATATGTAAATCAAACTCTTTATTTTTATAATTTACGTCAGTATTAGTATGCTTAATATTTCCGCCTACGCCCACTTCAAGCTCTTGATAGTGCTCTTGTGCTTGTGCGTAAGCTGTATTTACTCCCGCTAGAGTCGTAATAACAAATACATATTTTAAATAGTGAGTCATTTATTAAGTCCAAAACCATCATAAATGGTAAAAAGTGGCGCATAGTATTGTTATAAAACGTGTTAGCGAAATAAATGGATGCATATATATTGTTTTATTTATTAAATTTGAAGTATTTACTAAGTATTACCCATAAACTACAAGTTGCAATTAGCTCGGATTTTAACCAACAAGCCAAAGCCATATATGCACCGAGCAATGCTCTAGCAGGTACTCAGTTTAATAGTTCAAATAATAGTTATAATACTCGCGGTGAGGTGTTCCCTATTGCAAAAGCAGGAAAAGTATAAGAAGGAAGTGTAAAAAAGTGCGGTAACGGGGAAAACTATAAGCAGCAATAATTCATTAAGCTGCTTATTATTCTTAAAATTTTTAACCTAATTTGTTAGCCAGTTTAGTGATTTAAATAAGCCATAAGGACAATCAGTGCAACATAAAAACCAAAACCAAGTAAGAAGGTTAAGTCGACTCTTCTAGCTTTACTCGCTTTATAAGATGCAAAATCCTTAAACTCGCTTTTATACAGCCCAAACGTAACCACTTTTAATAGTAGCCAACCGGTCGAGTAAAATAAAAAGCTCAAGCCAGTATCAACTATTAGCCAAATAAAAATCTCAAATGCAATACTCATTAACTATGTCCATTAGTTTGGAATACAAAAACTATATCAGCTATGTGTTTAAAATACAGCCAGCTAAGTTAATTAAGGTGTAACAGTAAATTTCGTTAAACCTATTAACTGGCCTGATTCGGTGACTACTTTTACTTGCCACTTACCAACAGAGTCTTTAGGAAAGTTTACTTTGTGTGTCCACGCTCTATAACCTAGCTCTCTCCCGCCGTTTATATTTAACGTGATCCGATCAACTTCTTTTTTATTATGAAGCCACACATGAAATATTTTTTCATTTAAGCCTCTTGGTGCTTTAACAGCGGTCCAACTATATAAACCTTGATGGTGCAGTGTATAAGAGTCTAACTGTTTAATACTCCCTACTGGCTTTTTATGCTGTAAATCAACTTCATGAGCTAACGTAATATCGGTTAATCGCAGCGCAGCAGGAGGCACATAGCTCCTTAATTGCCACACAGCAGTGCTCAAAGCACATAAAATCAATACAAGAATAGGAAAACGCCACCAGCGCGCATTAGGCATTAAATTGTTTAAACTCGGTAGAGTAACCACTACAGCCGTTACAAGAGCTGCGGCTAAACTTTGGCTCGTTGTAAGGTTTAACAAAATAGGTAAAGTAACAAGCAAAACAACGAATAAAGCAAAGTTATGAAACACACTAAATAACGTACGGTTTCTAGCAAGTTTATTGTAATAAAAGGGGTCTATAACCGATATAACCGCACACAAAACAATGAGGGAAGTAAAAATTGCTTGAGGATGATCCCACTGCGTAACCGCTAAAAAAAACGGCAAAGCAAAAAATAGACTTTCTTGTTGCACCATTTGCAGAGCAAAACGCATTACATTAGGAGATACAGCCACACCAAACTTTTCTTCTACTTTGTCACGTAACCAATTATCAATAATTAGCCACAACCAACTAATAAGTAAAAATATCGCAATAACTTGCGAAAAAGACTCTTTTCTATCTACAAGTGCAAAGCTGGCAACGCCCGACAAAAACGCCAACACAGCCAATAATCCAGGCCGCTTTTGCATCGCGCTTATAAATTTAGCGATTATATTTTTACAGTAATCCATGTATGAGTGTTTCCGTACGGGTACGTACTTTATTATTTTTATTCAGAGTAAGGTTAGTTTAACCAAGTTTAAATGAACAACAGATAGACGGATGGATTCAAACACGCCATTTAACAGTACATCAAACTAACCATTTTTGATTAAATAAAAGCCCAGCATAGCGCGTCATTGGTACGTTTATTAATTTTTGTAACGTGTGAGCCTTAGCAAGTAATTCATCCTCACTAAGTGCAGGCATTTTATTGTTAAAAGCAAAAACAATTTTATTACCGCCTTCAATAATAAAACTAAGAATCTTTCCTGCAAATTCTTTCTCAAGAAGTTGATCGAACGCTTCCCTCTGCCCAACTTTGGTATGGCAAATATTAAGTACTAAAACACCATCAAAAGTGAGCGCATTTTTACAATCGCGTAAGTAAGATGATTGCACCTGATCTGACTCCATCCCTTCTGAGCTATATAAATCAGAAAAAATAACGTCAGTTTTTATCTGCGTGTTTTTCATGTAGTTTGCCGCATCATCAATATGAATAAACAAACGTTCTGACACAGGAACTTCAAAATATTTTATAGCCATATCAGCCACGGCTTTACGGTATTCAACGGTATGTATGGTCAGTGCAGGAAACGCATGATAAAGACTTTTTGCTATAGAGCCCGCCCCAAGTCCCATTATCATCGCGGTTTTTAAATTGGGTATAAAAAAAAGCGCAGCCATCATCGCTTGCGTATAAGCTAAACTTAACCCGTTAATATTATTTAATTTAATACAGCTTTGATAAATTTTTCCGTCAAAGCTGAGAATTAGATTCTTTTTTGTTTGATATACATAAACAGGGCCATGCTCATCAATAGTTGATGCAATACAAGTGCCTTTGATATCCACGAATACTCAATAGGTGAGGTGATGAAAAATGAGTATAACTTAGTTAACGTACTGCCATTGCTATTAATATGATTTATAGCGCTTTTATTAATTTACAAGCATTTATATACGTACTCAAAAAGGTCGGTTTATTATTCAGATCAGCTGAAGTGTCTGGCTTCATAGCTAATTAAAACTTATCCAGTGATGACTCTTAGTAAAAACAACGACTTAACATACTGAAATTTGGCTAATGTACTGTTATAGCTATAAAAAACCCCTTTGAATATTCCTCATGTTCAACATGAATAAAGTGCACACCAAAACAAAGGAAGTCTAAACGGCTAAACATCCATCTTTTATTTTTACCGATTTATGCCTTTTTCTCGCCAATTGCTACGTAATCGAATCTAACAATAGTGATTAATGAATATGACTCATGTTTTATGTGAAATTAAACCGTTTTTCTTCATATACCAATCAACGTATAAATTACTCATCCCTTAGCGCTAAACACTATTACTAACAACTTAAAGCTGCTGAATAACAAAAACAGCTAAGTAAGTTGCAAGGCTAATAAAGCGCAGAGCATTAATCAGGTTTAAATTATAAAATTGGATATAAACACGATGAAAAAAGATTTTACATTTAATATTAAGAGCGTTTCACTCGACGAAAATTATCATCCATCAACTAATACGCGTATCACAACCAACTTTGCTAATTTAGCCAGAGGTGAATACCGCAAAGCAAACTTACGTAACGCCTTAAACATGATTAACAACCGTTTTAATGCCCTAGCCCATTGGGATAACACCAAAGGTGAGCGTTATTCTATTGAGCTTGAAATTGTCTCTGTTGAGATAGGTATTGAAGACGGCGGCGAAAGCTTCCCATCAATCGAAATATTAAAAACAAATATTGTTGATCATAAAACTAATAAGCGCATTGAAGGCATTGTAGGAAACAACTTTTCATCGTATGTACGAGACTACGACTTTAGCGTACTTCTACAAGAGCACAATAAAGGCAAGCCTCAATTTAGCATTCCAGATGACTTTGGGGTTTTACATGGCAAGCTATTTCAGTCATTCGTAAATTCGGATACATACAAACAAAACTTTAAAAAACCACCGGTTATATGCCTAAGTGTGTCAGATAACAAAACCTACAACCGCACCGAAAACCAACACCCGGTACTTGGCGTTGAATACGAACCAAATGAATCGTCTTTAACTGAGCAATACTTCAAAAAAATGGGCTTACAGGTACGTTATTTTATGCCACAAAATAGCGCCGCGCCTTTAGCATTGTTCTTCTTTGGTGATTTACTTAATGATTACAGCAATCTTGAGCTTATAAGCACCATTAGTACGATGGAAACGTTTCAAAAAATCTACAGACCAGAGATTTATAATGCAAACGCAACAGCGGGTAAATCATATAAACCAAACTTAAAAAACTTGGATCACTCACTAACGCAAATTGTGTATGACCGAGAAGAGCGCGGCAAGTTAGCAAATGAGCAAGGCAAGTTTGCACAAGAGCATTTTATCAAACCGTACCAAACAGTTCTTGAGCAATTCTCTACTAGCTATCTGTCATAACAACTAATAGTAACAAGCAGTAATAACGCGCTTAACGATACGTTTAATAATTAACTAAAATATACGGCATTATTTATTATGAAAAAATTACTACCTACATCTACCGCTGGCAGTTTACCAAAGCCTTTATGGCTTGCAGAGCCAGAAACACTTTGGTCACCTTGGAAATTACAAGGTGATGAATTAACCCAAGGAAAACACGACGCCCTACGCTTGTCATTATTCGACCAGCAACAAGCAGGCATTGATATTGTTAGCGATGGTGAGCAAACAAGGCAGCATTTTGTAACTACATTTATAGAGCACCTAAATGGCGTTGACTTTGAAAAACGTAAAACAGTAAAAATTCGTGACCGATACGACGCAAGTGTACCTACAGTTGTGGGCCCTGTTAGCCGTCAAAAGTCTGTGTTTGTTGAAGACGCTAAATTT of Pseudoalteromonas arctica A 37-1-2 contains these proteins:
- the acuI gene encoding acrylyl-CoA reductase (NADPH), translating into MSNPIKAIVINKEDNNYSASLSTIENSDLPNENVSIDVLYSTLNYKDGLAITGKGPVVRSFPMVPGIDLVGTVTNSTSDEFKNGDNVILNGFGVGEKHWGGLAQKAALNSDWLIPLPAGISPKQAMQIGTAGYTAMLSVIALQKQGITPESGEVLVTGANGGVGSFAIYLLNQLGFNVTAATGRLDQSEYLKELGASQIIDRNELSNPGKPLQKERFAAAIDSVGSHTLANICASLKYGGVVTACGLAQGMDLPASVAPFILRGVSLIGIDSVMRPKADRIEAWDRLAKLVSADYLDKISTEISLEHVIDNAEQLMEGKIRGRVVVNCQS
- a CDS encoding VF530 family protein, which translates into the protein MSNQELFSNNPLQGVKLEQVVEELVEQYGWELLHAYLQLNCFKNNPDIKSAVKFLRKTQWAQEKVDNFYLYRLKNLPKPDDVQYELPPRDRVIPADHKPGEPCELSFVDAKRIVEKKESKQRARDRKQRSNSSNPWGN
- a CDS encoding DUF3859 domain-containing protein, which translates into the protein MAKTKPVVTLQSHGIYSKWDSESKALPQIEQFTTNVIAEVDVEFGLIVNIKKGKGEKLHYCIYHPDIPGSNGDVMDPFEGDVYVKNSDWNFYLGDTLWLPIENKLGDWRMTIELNGKIIADKTFNVALEAQRTETDFWKNRGY
- a CDS encoding YHYH protein yields the protein MKQYALNNKNRNRINALKLTSLALIVSSLVACGGGEGIADSSETTESSSQTTTDNGTGTSSSTQSVLCEYSYSEYNESESVQATSAADWSCTGTTRDLVANGIPDHEVGTFPNADNPNTISEQSVNESYTLEPIETTQATMLGGPRGMIGVVLNGIKIDAGTGGSCDDSGTDCDLGDNSGNWNIEALSQDTFSFGTDDNNAHVQPDGTYHYHGMPEGFVAMRGGNSTTMTLIGWAADGFPIYARYGYSDSSDATSALTTMTGSYQHVTTVSANRPSTDIYPLGTFAQDWEYVAGSGDLDECNGRVGVTPEFPQEIYHYYATDTYPFFQRCVKGEV
- a CDS encoding protein kinase domain-containing protein; amino-acid sequence: MKAKEIRNFYINEEQSVYLLSHRDAKKHRQWLNICIKQLTLLGYKNVEMIGSGAFGFVFAGDDDNGLPWVFKFSRITLAQSVRDRLEDEAYMLSQINNPLVPTFYAFERIKKQGILMMARAIGEDLEKVSLKTGRFSAAQIMALAVRLRNVLIDLRSHKNGSSPQPIVHGDIKPSNLVWDANTDALSLVDWGSSVYAQLDSDGNPVASNFMDLMSGDLSTTNARMGDVYFIGEAQMSGEQSSPRFDEQGVAATLYALASAQSCRFGAQAIPASSLGLPKELAKVIDGMLSKSKAQRDGAGDYFMRNITTMAKAYLPELDKKQKKADIPFWYGKAEQPDTVVYSSRKQFLRQADHNQQLLDINDAQLDRYYKEFLFDTGDTEKAFLASISRLAKYPVVGGLSFHWKDESMFVESSLIMHDESLGDAFSDAINNTVMLAQAINQKGLFKCCLFDARKTIQLERDGTGAFKFDSLPELEYEVVSMKANDITRPHSYFEDGKDPDEQLQLPKKVIKCVFELNQIHHTGCIIFEALPDRMKIHHYYRLLDSSKEVEFKRLLNKLMQYAVNITDVGVAGFMKLPYKNTREFSLCEQQEEHYFPKNPKLVSL
- a CDS encoding NADPH-dependent FMN reductase yields the protein MKFLVFLGTVRDSTPPKPARLGLRVSRACIECLTEHFGDHEFELIDALDFPSENVFKPHFAYAKSNAPTELTLLADKIKAADGYIMISPEYNYSMSPALADLLNHFGSSLFSYKPSAIVTYSAGQWGGVRAAISMRTFLSELGCLPVSAMIHVPKAQDVFSEDGKPVAGESQSSWFNYFSRTFGQLIWWAQAAKEHTEVVDPQSLLKSFKTDPSQRNAP
- a CDS encoding DUF5924 family protein, whose translation is MDYCKNIIAKFISAMQKRPGLLAVLAFLSGVASFALVDRKESFSQVIAIFLLISWLWLIIDNWLRDKVEEKFGVAVSPNVMRFALQMVQQESLFFALPFFLAVTQWDHPQAIFTSLIVLCAVISVIDPFYYNKLARNRTLFSVFHNFALFVVLLVTLPILLNLTTSQSLAAALVTAVVVTLPSLNNLMPNARWWRFPILVLILCALSTAVWQLRSYVPPAALRLTDITLAHEVDLQHKKPVGSIKQLDSYTLHHQGLYSWTAVKAPRGLNEKIFHVWLHNKKEVDRITLNINGGRELGYRAWTHKVNFPKDSVGKWQVKVVTESGQLIGLTKFTVTP
- a CDS encoding spermidine synthase gives rise to the protein MDIKGTCIASTIDEHGPVYVYQTKKNLILSFDGKIYQSCIKLNNINGLSLAYTQAMMAALFFIPNLKTAMIMGLGAGSIAKSLYHAFPALTIHTVEYRKAVADMAIKYFEVPVSERLFIHIDDAANYMKNTQIKTDVIFSDLYSSEGMESDQVQSSYLRDCKNALTFDGVLVLNICHTKVGQREAFDQLLEKEFAGKILSFIIEGGNKIVFAFNNKMPALSEDELLAKAHTLQKLINVPMTRYAGLLFNQKWLV